One Xyrauchen texanus isolate HMW12.3.18 chromosome 44, RBS_HiC_50CHRs, whole genome shotgun sequence DNA segment encodes these proteins:
- the ndufa8 gene encoding NADH dehydrogenase [ubiquinone] 1 alpha subcomplex subunit 8: MPGVVEVPTSHELNVEEVNVSSAVLKAAAHHYGSQCDKANKEFMLCRWEEKDPRKCLNEGRKVNECAVNFFRQIKGNCAESFTEYWTCLDYSNLAELRHCRKQQKEFDNCVLEKLGWERPALGDLSKVTKVATTRPLPENPYHSRPRPEPNTPIEAELQPSKHGSRMFFWNW, encoded by the exons ATGCCCGGTGTGGTTGAGGTTCCGACTTCGCATGAGCTGAACGTCGAAGAG GTTAATGTATCATCTGCTGTACTGAAGGCTGCTGCTCATCATTATGGCTCTCAGTGTGACAAGGCCAACAAAGAGTTCATGCTGTGCCGCTGGGAGGAGAAGGACCCTAGAAAGTGTCTGAATGAAGGGAGAAAAGTTAATGAATGTGCAGTTAACTTCTTCAG GCAGATAAAAGGAAACTGTGCTGAGTCCTTCACAGAGTACTGGACCTGTCTGGACTACTCTAACCTGGCTGAGCTGCGTCACTGTCGCAAACAGCAGAAAGAGTTTGATAACTGCGTGCTGGAGAAACTGGGCTGGGAAAGGCCTGCATTAGGAGACCTGTCCAAA GTGACCAAGGTGGCGACAACTCGGCCCCTGCCTGAAAACCCCTACCATTCAAGACCAAGACCTGAGCCCAACACTCCCATAGAGGCTGAGCTCCAGCCATCCAAGCATGGCAGCCGCATGTTCTTCTGGAACTGGTGA